In Brevibacterium pigmentatum, the sequence CCCGCTGCTCGAACTGGCTCAGCAGCTCGAAGAGATCGCGCTGGCCGACGACTACTTCGTCGAGCGCAAGCTCTACCCGAACGTCGACTTCTACACGGGCCTCATCTACAAGGCGCTCGGATTCCCGACGAATATGTTCACCGTGCTCTTCTCGGTCGGCCGGCTGCCCGGCTGGATCGCGCAGTGGCGTGAGATGATCAAGGACCCCGAGACGAAGATCGGCCGTCCTCGCCAGATCTACACGGGTGAATACAACCGGACCTATAAGGACATCAGCGAACGCTGAGTCCCGGTGATCGGCAGTCCGCTTTTCCGCGGACGACTGAGCACCGCCACGGTACGGGGAATGCCGCGATCAGACGCAACGGCGTCGGAGCAGAGTCTTCTGCCCGACGTCGTTGGTCATTCACTATTCCCGATCGCTCGGGCTCTGCCGCAGCATCCCTCACCCCTCGTGCCATAACCACCAGCAGGAGCGGGGCGTTATGGCAGTCCCGGGACGTCTTGCGACGATGGCGGTGTTTCGGCACGAAGCATGCTGGATGGCGGGCGCCGGCACAGAAATGAATGCGCAGAGCACACGCTGCCCCGGGAGTGAATGAATGTGCTGAGGGCGCGTCCACACGATGTGAACGCGCCCTCAGCGATTCGGCTGGGCCGACGGTCAGTGCAGGTCGGGGTTGAGCTCGATGCCCTTGGAGTCGCGGGCGATCGCCTCGACGGTGCCGGTGACCGAATTGCGGCGGAAGAGGATGTTGTTCTTCCCGCTGAGGTCGGCTGCCTTGACCACGGCATCGCCTTCGCCGGGAACCGTCACGCGGGTGCCGGCGGTGATGTAGAGGCCGGCTTCCACGATGCAGTCGTCGCCGATGGAGATGCCGACTCCGGCATTCGCACCGAGCAGGCTGCCCGAGCCGATGGAGATGCGGTGTGTTCCGCCGCCGGAGAGCGTGCCCATGATCGAGGCTCCGCCGCCGATGTCCGATCCGTCACCGACGACGACGCCCTGCGAGACGCGGCCTTCGACCATGGCCGAACCCAGCGTGCCGGCGTTGAAGTTCACGAAGCCTTCGTGCATGACCGTGGTGCCGGGAGCCACGTGGGCGCCGAGGCGGACACGGTCGGCATCAGCGATGCGCACACCGGAGGGGATGACGAAGTCGGTCATCCGCGGGAACTTGTCGAGTCCGTATACGGCGACGGGTCCGCGGGCCAGCAGCTTCGCGCGAGTGGCCTCGAAGTCTTCGGGCGAGCAGGCGCCGAAGGACGTCCACACGACATTGGCGATATGGCCGAAGATGCCGTCGAGGTTGACATCGTTGGGAGCCACGACGCGGTGGGAGAGCGCGTGCAGACGCAGGTAGGCATCGGCCGCCGAGGCGGGACCGGCGTCGAGATCGATCGTGGTGGTGACGACCTCGGAGCGGGTGCTGCGAGCCTCATCGGTGCCCACCAGGGGGTCGAGGCCATCGTCGGCTGTGCGGGCGGTGGCGGCCGCCTCGGCGGCGTCATGGGTATCACCGGTGCTCAGGGCGGGGTACCAGACGGAGAGGACGGTGTCGGAGTGAATCGTGGCGAGTCCACGTGCGGAAACTATGCGTTCTGTCATGCCTCAAGCCTAGACGGTGGCGCCGTACTAGGCTAAGAGACATGACTGTCGATCCATCTGCTGAGACTGATGACATATTCGCTCCTGCCGGCGAGCTCGGTGAGTACCTGTTCGCCGCACTGGGCGACCCGGCCGAACTCACCGGCCGCCTGTGCGCCGTCGAATCCGTGTCCGGGAACGAAACCGCCCTGGCCGACGCCGTCGTCGACGTGCTGGAGAAGATCAGCGCGGGACCGGGACCAGACCTGGAGATCCTCCGCGATGGAGACACCATCGTCGCCCGCACGAACCTCGGTCTGTCCGAGCGCATCGTCGTCGCCGGCCATCTCGACACCGTTCCTGTCGAAGACAACCTTCCGCCGGTGCGCACCCACATGACCGGAGAGAACTACCCTGACGATGAGGTCATCTGGGGCCGGGGAGCCTGCGATATGAAGGCCGGAGTGGCGATGCAGCTGTCCACGGCGGCAGCACTGACGGCACCGAGCCGCGATGTCAGCTGGGTCTTCTACGACCACGAGGAGGTCGATGCCTCGCTCAATGGGCTCGGCCGCGTCTCC encodes:
- the dapD gene encoding 2,3,4,5-tetrahydropyridine-2,6-dicarboxylate N-succinyltransferase: MTERIVSARGLATIHSDTVLSVWYPALSTGDTHDAAEAAATARTADDGLDPLVGTDEARSTRSEVVTTTIDLDAGPASAADAYLRLHALSHRVVAPNDVNLDGIFGHIANVVWTSFGACSPEDFEATRAKLLARGPVAVYGLDKFPRMTDFVIPSGVRIADADRVRLGAHVAPGTTVMHEGFVNFNAGTLGSAMVEGRVSQGVVVGDGSDIGGGASIMGTLSGGGTHRISIGSGSLLGANAGVGISIGDDCIVEAGLYITAGTRVTVPGEGDAVVKAADLSGKNNILFRRNSVTGTVEAIARDSKGIELNPDLH